One genomic region from Equus asinus isolate D_3611 breed Donkey chromosome 10, EquAss-T2T_v2, whole genome shotgun sequence encodes:
- the SURF6 gene encoding surfeit locus protein 6 isoform X1, with amino-acid sequence MASLLAKDAYLQRLARKICSQPSPEPQKRKSAGKTRGSEAAGTPKKKRKKAQRKPRASEEAASELKAQALGAKSPAASGARKPVTAKEEEASSSAGALADGSGTEPDSFFALDVLRQRLHEKIQEARGQGSTKELSPATLEKRRRRKQERDRKKRKRKELRAKEKAAETEEAAEAAQPPPEAPGEEAQGQTGLLFNKVEVSEDEPASKAQRRKEKRQKLKGNLTPLTGRNYRQLLERVRARQDRLEELRGRDEGQARELEAKMRWTNLLYKAEGVRIRDDERLLQEALKRKEQRRAQRQRGWEKRTAHVVEKMQRRQDRRRQNLRRKKAAKAERRLEKARRKGRILPQDLERAGLA; translated from the exons ATGGCTTCTCTGCTCGCCAAGGACGCCTACCTGCAGAGACTGGCCAGGAAAAtctgctcccagcccagcccggAGCCGCAGAAGCGCAAGTCGG CTGGCAAAACTCGAGGCTCAGAAGCTGCTGGGAccccaaaaaagaagaggaagaaagcacAGAGGAAACCCCGGGCATCGGAGGAGGCGGCTTCAGAGCTTaaggcccaggccctgggggcgAAGTCTCCGGCAGCCTCTGGGGCCAGGAAGCCAGTGACAGCCAAGGAGGAGGAGGCCTCCAGCTCTGCAGGGGCCCTTGCAG ATGGTTCAGGCACAGAGCCTGACTCTTTCTTTGCCCTGGACGTTCTGCGGCAGCGGCTGCACGAGAAGATCCAGGAGGCCCGGGGCCAG GGCAGCACCAAGGAGCTGTCCCCCGCCACTTTAGAGAAAAGACGGAGGAGAAAGCAGGAGCGGGACCGGAAGAAGAGGAAGcgaaaggagctgagggcaaagGAGAAGGCGGCCGAGACCGAGGAGGCCGCAGAGGCTGCCCAGCCGCCCCCTGAGGCCCCCGGCGAGGAGGCGCAGGGGCAAACGGGGCTGCTCTTCAACAAG GTGGAGGTGAGCGAGGACGAGCCGGCCAGCAAGGCGCAGCgcaggaaggagaagaggcagaagctGAAGGGGAACCTGACGCCGCTGACGGGGAGGAACTACCGGCAGCTGCTGGAGCGCGTGCGCGCGCGGCAGGACCGGCTGGAGGAGCTGCGGGGCCGGGACGAGGGCCAGGCCCGCGAGCTCGAGGCCAAGATGCGGTGGACCAACCTGCTGTACAAGGCCGAGGGCGTGCGCATCCGCGACGACGAGCGCCTGCTGCAGGAGGCCCTGAAGCGCAAGGAGCAGCGGCGGGCGCAGCGGCAGCGCGGCTGGGAGAAGCGCACGGCGCACGTGGTGGAGAAGATGCAGCGGCGGCAGGACCGGCGGCGGCAGAACCTGCGCAGGAAGAAGGCGGCCAAGGCTGAGCGGCGCCTGGAGAAGGCCCGCAGGAAGGGCCGCATTCTCCCGCAGGACCTGGAGCGCGCAGGCCTGGCCTGA
- the SURF6 gene encoding surfeit locus protein 6 isoform X2: protein MTLFIQTKFILHGKLTGKTRGSEAAGTPKKKRKKAQRKPRASEEAASELKAQALGAKSPAASGARKPVTAKEEEASSSAGALADGSGTEPDSFFALDVLRQRLHEKIQEARGQGSTKELSPATLEKRRRRKQERDRKKRKRKELRAKEKAAETEEAAEAAQPPPEAPGEEAQGQTGLLFNKVEVSEDEPASKAQRRKEKRQKLKGNLTPLTGRNYRQLLERVRARQDRLEELRGRDEGQARELEAKMRWTNLLYKAEGVRIRDDERLLQEALKRKEQRRAQRQRGWEKRTAHVVEKMQRRQDRRRQNLRRKKAAKAERRLEKARRKGRILPQDLERAGLA, encoded by the exons ATGACTCTTTTTATACAGACGAAATTTATTCTTCATGGAAAATTAA CTGGCAAAACTCGAGGCTCAGAAGCTGCTGGGAccccaaaaaagaagaggaagaaagcacAGAGGAAACCCCGGGCATCGGAGGAGGCGGCTTCAGAGCTTaaggcccaggccctgggggcgAAGTCTCCGGCAGCCTCTGGGGCCAGGAAGCCAGTGACAGCCAAGGAGGAGGAGGCCTCCAGCTCTGCAGGGGCCCTTGCAG ATGGTTCAGGCACAGAGCCTGACTCTTTCTTTGCCCTGGACGTTCTGCGGCAGCGGCTGCACGAGAAGATCCAGGAGGCCCGGGGCCAG GGCAGCACCAAGGAGCTGTCCCCCGCCACTTTAGAGAAAAGACGGAGGAGAAAGCAGGAGCGGGACCGGAAGAAGAGGAAGcgaaaggagctgagggcaaagGAGAAGGCGGCCGAGACCGAGGAGGCCGCAGAGGCTGCCCAGCCGCCCCCTGAGGCCCCCGGCGAGGAGGCGCAGGGGCAAACGGGGCTGCTCTTCAACAAG GTGGAGGTGAGCGAGGACGAGCCGGCCAGCAAGGCGCAGCgcaggaaggagaagaggcagaagctGAAGGGGAACCTGACGCCGCTGACGGGGAGGAACTACCGGCAGCTGCTGGAGCGCGTGCGCGCGCGGCAGGACCGGCTGGAGGAGCTGCGGGGCCGGGACGAGGGCCAGGCCCGCGAGCTCGAGGCCAAGATGCGGTGGACCAACCTGCTGTACAAGGCCGAGGGCGTGCGCATCCGCGACGACGAGCGCCTGCTGCAGGAGGCCCTGAAGCGCAAGGAGCAGCGGCGGGCGCAGCGGCAGCGCGGCTGGGAGAAGCGCACGGCGCACGTGGTGGAGAAGATGCAGCGGCGGCAGGACCGGCGGCGGCAGAACCTGCGCAGGAAGAAGGCGGCCAAGGCTGAGCGGCGCCTGGAGAAGGCCCGCAGGAAGGGCCGCATTCTCCCGCAGGACCTGGAGCGCGCAGGCCTGGCCTGA